The Balearica regulorum gibbericeps isolate bBalReg1 chromosome 5, bBalReg1.pri, whole genome shotgun sequence genome window below encodes:
- the POMT2 gene encoding protein O-mannosyl-transferase 2 isoform X4 yields MSASDCPQPQGRPLTSGLGCSRTAADPAGLHLPACPALRPPRTPSPRMRRARPGAGVPRMPAAGGGQAEPGPRGGPLRQRESRRLPARPAAPPAPSAGPARPAALALVTLLSFASRFHRLPEPPHVCWDETHFGKMGSYYINRTFFFDVHPPLGKMLIGLAGYLSGYDGTFPFQKPGDRYEQHNYVGMRGVMFGKHLLARVLCLILLPLALYAAMFAVHFTVLNKSGPGDGFFSSAFQSQLIGNNLHNVSVPEHLAYGSVVTMKNLRMAGGYLHSHWHLYPEGIGARQQQVTAYLHKDLNNLWIIKKHDSDTADLSDPSSPVEFVRHGDIIRLEHKETSRNLHSHQHEAPLTRKHFQVTGYGINGTGDSNDFWRIEVVGRKAGKLIKVLRSQVRLTHVATGCILGSSGKTLPKWGWEQVEVTCTPYLKESPNSLWNFEDHINPKLPNISLDVLKPSFAEMLLESHMVMIRGNSGLKPKDNEVTSKPWHWPINYQGLRFSGVNETDYRVYLLGNPVIWWLNLVTIGLYLLIAVSTAVALKRGVQLTTELKELSRVVLRGGGQITLGWLLHYFPFFMMGRVLYFHHYFPAMLFSSMLTGITWDALLKFCAGFLSPSTTARKVYRGGFLTLVLLITYSFYLFHPLSYGMIGPMASDPSSPMAGLRWMDSWEF; encoded by the exons ATGTCTGCCTCAGACTGCCCCCAGCCGCAGGGCCGTCCCCTCACCTCAGGGCTCGGCTGCAGCCGGACAGCCGCTGACCCGGCAGGACTACACCTCCCAGCGTGCCCCGCGCTCCGCCCGCCCCGGACTCCGTCTCCCAGGATGCGCCGCGCCCGCCCCGGCGCTGGAGTCCCGCGGAtgccggcggcggggggtgGCCAGGCCGAGCCGGGCCCGCGCGGCGGCCCGCTGCGGCAGCGGGAGTCCCGCCGGCTGCCGGCGCGCCCTGCCGCCCCTCCCGCTCCGTCTGCGGGTCCGGCTCGCCCGGCGGCGCTGGCCCTCGTCACCCTTCTCAGCTTCGCCTCCCGCTTCCACCGCCTGCCGGAGCCGCCGCACGTCTG ttgggATGAAACTCATTTTGGGAAGATGGGAAGTTACTACATTAATCGGACCTTCTTCTTTGATGTCCACCCCCCCTTGGGGAAG ATGCTGATTGGACTTGCTGGCTACCTTAGTGGATATGATGGtacatttcctttccaaaagccAGGGGACAGATATGAGCAGCACAACTATGTGGGAATGAGAGGG GTCATGTTTGGGAAGCATTTACTGGCTCGTGTACTCTGCCTCATCCTGCTCCCGCTTGCGCTCTACGCGGCTATGTTTGCTGTTCATTTTACAGTATTAAATAAAAG TGGTCCTGGGGATGGTTTCTTCAGTTCAGCGTTTCAGTCCCAGCTGATCGGGAACAATCTTCATAATGTCTCTGTTCCAGAGC ACCTGGCATATGGGTCTGTGGTCACAATGAAGAACCTTCGGATGGCAGGGGGATACCTGCACTCCCACTGGCACCTCTACCCGGAGGGCATTGGGGCTCGCCAGCAGCAG GTCACTGCCTACTTACATAAAGATTTGAATAACCTGTGGATTATAAAGAAACATGATTCAGACACAG CAGATCTGTCAGACCCCTCAAGCCCTGTGGAGTTTGTGAGGCATGGAGATATTATTCGTCTGGAACATAAAGA aacttCTAGAAATCTTCACAGTCACCAGCACGAGGCTCCCCTGACAAGGAAGCATTTTCAGGTCACTGGCTATGGAATA AATGGAACAGGAGACTCCAATGATTTCTGGCGGATTGAAGTGGTGGGCAGAAAGGCTGGGAAACTCATCAAAGTCCTACGGAGTCAGGTCCGGCTAACCCACGTGGCCACAGGGTGTATATTGGGCTCTTCTGGAAAGACTCTGCCAAAATG GGGCTGGGAACAAGTGGAAGTCACCTGCACACCATACCTGAAGGAGAGTCCCAATTCCCTCTGGAACTTTGAAGATCATATCAACCCTAAGT TGCCCAATATCAGCCTGGATGTTCTGAAGCCCtcttttgcagaaatgctgctaGAATCCCACATGGTTATGATTCGG GGAAACAGCGGCCTCAAACCAAAGGACAATGAAGTTACATCCAAACCTTGGCACTGGCCCATCAACTACCAG GGCCTGCGTTTTTCTGGTGTCAATGAAACCGATTATCGGGTTTATTTGCTGGGAAACCCG gTGATTTGGTGGCTAAATCTGGTCACTATTGGTTTATATCTTCTGATAGCAGTTTCCACTGCAGTGGCCTTGAAGAGAGGTGTCCAACTGACAACTGAACTCAAAG AACTGTCCAGAGTCGTGCTACGTGGTGGAGGGCAAATCACGCTGGGCTGGCTTCTTCATTACTTCCCTTTTTTTATGATGGGCCGAGTTCTCTACTTTCACCACTACTTTCCTGCCATGCTTTTTTCCAGCATGTTGACAG GAATCACCTGGGATGCACTACTGAAGTTCTGTGCTGGGTTCTTGTCACCCAGCACTACAGCTAGAAAAGTATACAGAGGGGGGTTCCTGACACTGGTCCTGCTCATCACGTACAG CTTCTACCTCTTCCATCCTCTGTCCTACGGGATGATAGGACCCATGGCCTCTGACCCTAGCAGCCCCATGGCAGGGCTCCGGTGGATGGACTCCTGGGAGTTCTAG
- the POMT2 gene encoding protein O-mannosyl-transferase 2 isoform X2, with protein sequence MSASDCPQPQGRPLTSGLGCSRTAADPAGLHLPACPALRPPRTPSPRMRRARPGAGVPRMPAAGGGQAEPGPRGGPLRQRESRRLPARPAAPPAPSAGPARPAALALVTLLSFASRFHRLPEPPHVCWDETHFGKMGSYYINRTFFFDVHPPLGKMLIGLAGYLSGYDGTFPFQKPGDRYEQHNYVGMRGFCAFLGSCLVPFAYLIVLELSKSLPAALLAAFILIFDTGCITLSQYILLDPILMFFLMGAVLSMVKCNSCADRPFSASWWFWLSLTGVNLAGAMGVKFVGLFVVLLVGLNTIYDLWDLLGNLSLSLVMFGKHLLARVLCLILLPLALYAAMFAVHFTVLNKSGPGDGFFSSAFQSQLIGNNLHNVSVPEHLAYGSVVTMKNLRMAGGYLHSHWHLYPEGIGARQQQVTAYLHKDLNNLWIIKKHDSDTDLSDPSSPVEFVRHGDIIRLEHKETSRNLHSHQHEAPLTRKHFQVTGYGINGTGDSNDFWRIEVVGRKAGKLIKVLRSQVRLTHVATGCILGSSGKTLPKWGWEQVEVTCTPYLKESPNSLWNFEDHINPKLPNISLDVLKPSFAEMLLESHMVMIRGNSGLKPKDNEVTSKPWHWPINYQGLRFSGVNETDYRVYLLGNPVIWWLNLVTIGLYLLIAVSTAVALKRGVQLTTELKELSRVVLRGGGQITLGWLLHYFPFFMMGRVLYFHHYFPAMLFSSMLTGITWDALLKFCAGFLSPSTTARKVYRGGFLTLVLLITYSFYLFHPLSYGMIGPMASDPSSPMAGLRWMDSWEF encoded by the exons ATGTCTGCCTCAGACTGCCCCCAGCCGCAGGGCCGTCCCCTCACCTCAGGGCTCGGCTGCAGCCGGACAGCCGCTGACCCGGCAGGACTACACCTCCCAGCGTGCCCCGCGCTCCGCCCGCCCCGGACTCCGTCTCCCAGGATGCGCCGCGCCCGCCCCGGCGCTGGAGTCCCGCGGAtgccggcggcggggggtgGCCAGGCCGAGCCGGGCCCGCGCGGCGGCCCGCTGCGGCAGCGGGAGTCCCGCCGGCTGCCGGCGCGCCCTGCCGCCCCTCCCGCTCCGTCTGCGGGTCCGGCTCGCCCGGCGGCGCTGGCCCTCGTCACCCTTCTCAGCTTCGCCTCCCGCTTCCACCGCCTGCCGGAGCCGCCGCACGTCTG ttgggATGAAACTCATTTTGGGAAGATGGGAAGTTACTACATTAATCGGACCTTCTTCTTTGATGTCCACCCCCCCTTGGGGAAG ATGCTGATTGGACTTGCTGGCTACCTTAGTGGATATGATGGtacatttcctttccaaaagccAGGGGACAGATATGAGCAGCACAACTATGTGGGAATGAGAGGG TTCTGTGCGTTCCTTGGCTCCTGCCTGGTTCCCTTCGCCTACCTCATAGTGTTGGAACTGTCAAagtccctgccagcagccttACTCGCAGCTTTCATACTTATTTTTG ATACGGGCTGTATTACTTTGTCCCAATACATTCTGCTGGACCCCATTCTGATGTTCTTCCTCATGGGAGCTGTTCTGAGTATGGTAAAATGTAACAGCTGTGCAGATAG GCCGTTTTCTGCCTCCTGGTGGTTCTGGCTGAGTCTGACTGGTGTGAACCTTGCTGGAGCAATGGGGGTAAAGTTTGTTGGCCTTTTTGTAGTCCTCTTGGTTGGCCTGAACACAATCTATGACTTATGGGACTTGCTGGGGAACCTCAGCCTGTCACTG GTCATGTTTGGGAAGCATTTACTGGCTCGTGTACTCTGCCTCATCCTGCTCCCGCTTGCGCTCTACGCGGCTATGTTTGCTGTTCATTTTACAGTATTAAATAAAAG TGGTCCTGGGGATGGTTTCTTCAGTTCAGCGTTTCAGTCCCAGCTGATCGGGAACAATCTTCATAATGTCTCTGTTCCAGAGC ACCTGGCATATGGGTCTGTGGTCACAATGAAGAACCTTCGGATGGCAGGGGGATACCTGCACTCCCACTGGCACCTCTACCCGGAGGGCATTGGGGCTCGCCAGCAGCAG GTCACTGCCTACTTACATAAAGATTTGAATAACCTGTGGATTATAAAGAAACATGATTCAGACACAG ATCTGTCAGACCCCTCAAGCCCTGTGGAGTTTGTGAGGCATGGAGATATTATTCGTCTGGAACATAAAGA aacttCTAGAAATCTTCACAGTCACCAGCACGAGGCTCCCCTGACAAGGAAGCATTTTCAGGTCACTGGCTATGGAATA AATGGAACAGGAGACTCCAATGATTTCTGGCGGATTGAAGTGGTGGGCAGAAAGGCTGGGAAACTCATCAAAGTCCTACGGAGTCAGGTCCGGCTAACCCACGTGGCCACAGGGTGTATATTGGGCTCTTCTGGAAAGACTCTGCCAAAATG GGGCTGGGAACAAGTGGAAGTCACCTGCACACCATACCTGAAGGAGAGTCCCAATTCCCTCTGGAACTTTGAAGATCATATCAACCCTAAGT TGCCCAATATCAGCCTGGATGTTCTGAAGCCCtcttttgcagaaatgctgctaGAATCCCACATGGTTATGATTCGG GGAAACAGCGGCCTCAAACCAAAGGACAATGAAGTTACATCCAAACCTTGGCACTGGCCCATCAACTACCAG GGCCTGCGTTTTTCTGGTGTCAATGAAACCGATTATCGGGTTTATTTGCTGGGAAACCCG gTGATTTGGTGGCTAAATCTGGTCACTATTGGTTTATATCTTCTGATAGCAGTTTCCACTGCAGTGGCCTTGAAGAGAGGTGTCCAACTGACAACTGAACTCAAAG AACTGTCCAGAGTCGTGCTACGTGGTGGAGGGCAAATCACGCTGGGCTGGCTTCTTCATTACTTCCCTTTTTTTATGATGGGCCGAGTTCTCTACTTTCACCACTACTTTCCTGCCATGCTTTTTTCCAGCATGTTGACAG GAATCACCTGGGATGCACTACTGAAGTTCTGTGCTGGGTTCTTGTCACCCAGCACTACAGCTAGAAAAGTATACAGAGGGGGGTTCCTGACACTGGTCCTGCTCATCACGTACAG CTTCTACCTCTTCCATCCTCTGTCCTACGGGATGATAGGACCCATGGCCTCTGACCCTAGCAGCCCCATGGCAGGGCTCCGGTGGATGGACTCCTGGGAGTTCTAG
- the POMT2 gene encoding protein O-mannosyl-transferase 2 isoform X1, translated as MSASDCPQPQGRPLTSGLGCSRTAADPAGLHLPACPALRPPRTPSPRMRRARPGAGVPRMPAAGGGQAEPGPRGGPLRQRESRRLPARPAAPPAPSAGPARPAALALVTLLSFASRFHRLPEPPHVCWDETHFGKMGSYYINRTFFFDVHPPLGKMLIGLAGYLSGYDGTFPFQKPGDRYEQHNYVGMRGFCAFLGSCLVPFAYLIVLELSKSLPAALLAAFILIFDTGCITLSQYILLDPILMFFLMGAVLSMVKCNSCADRPFSASWWFWLSLTGVNLAGAMGVKFVGLFVVLLVGLNTIYDLWDLLGNLSLSLVMFGKHLLARVLCLILLPLALYAAMFAVHFTVLNKSGPGDGFFSSAFQSQLIGNNLHNVSVPEHLAYGSVVTMKNLRMAGGYLHSHWHLYPEGIGARQQQVTAYLHKDLNNLWIIKKHDSDTADLSDPSSPVEFVRHGDIIRLEHKETSRNLHSHQHEAPLTRKHFQVTGYGINGTGDSNDFWRIEVVGRKAGKLIKVLRSQVRLTHVATGCILGSSGKTLPKWGWEQVEVTCTPYLKESPNSLWNFEDHINPKLPNISLDVLKPSFAEMLLESHMVMIRGNSGLKPKDNEVTSKPWHWPINYQGLRFSGVNETDYRVYLLGNPVIWWLNLVTIGLYLLIAVSTAVALKRGVQLTTELKELSRVVLRGGGQITLGWLLHYFPFFMMGRVLYFHHYFPAMLFSSMLTGITWDALLKFCAGFLSPSTTARKVYRGGFLTLVLLITYSFYLFHPLSYGMIGPMASDPSSPMAGLRWMDSWEF; from the exons ATGTCTGCCTCAGACTGCCCCCAGCCGCAGGGCCGTCCCCTCACCTCAGGGCTCGGCTGCAGCCGGACAGCCGCTGACCCGGCAGGACTACACCTCCCAGCGTGCCCCGCGCTCCGCCCGCCCCGGACTCCGTCTCCCAGGATGCGCCGCGCCCGCCCCGGCGCTGGAGTCCCGCGGAtgccggcggcggggggtgGCCAGGCCGAGCCGGGCCCGCGCGGCGGCCCGCTGCGGCAGCGGGAGTCCCGCCGGCTGCCGGCGCGCCCTGCCGCCCCTCCCGCTCCGTCTGCGGGTCCGGCTCGCCCGGCGGCGCTGGCCCTCGTCACCCTTCTCAGCTTCGCCTCCCGCTTCCACCGCCTGCCGGAGCCGCCGCACGTCTG ttgggATGAAACTCATTTTGGGAAGATGGGAAGTTACTACATTAATCGGACCTTCTTCTTTGATGTCCACCCCCCCTTGGGGAAG ATGCTGATTGGACTTGCTGGCTACCTTAGTGGATATGATGGtacatttcctttccaaaagccAGGGGACAGATATGAGCAGCACAACTATGTGGGAATGAGAGGG TTCTGTGCGTTCCTTGGCTCCTGCCTGGTTCCCTTCGCCTACCTCATAGTGTTGGAACTGTCAAagtccctgccagcagccttACTCGCAGCTTTCATACTTATTTTTG ATACGGGCTGTATTACTTTGTCCCAATACATTCTGCTGGACCCCATTCTGATGTTCTTCCTCATGGGAGCTGTTCTGAGTATGGTAAAATGTAACAGCTGTGCAGATAG GCCGTTTTCTGCCTCCTGGTGGTTCTGGCTGAGTCTGACTGGTGTGAACCTTGCTGGAGCAATGGGGGTAAAGTTTGTTGGCCTTTTTGTAGTCCTCTTGGTTGGCCTGAACACAATCTATGACTTATGGGACTTGCTGGGGAACCTCAGCCTGTCACTG GTCATGTTTGGGAAGCATTTACTGGCTCGTGTACTCTGCCTCATCCTGCTCCCGCTTGCGCTCTACGCGGCTATGTTTGCTGTTCATTTTACAGTATTAAATAAAAG TGGTCCTGGGGATGGTTTCTTCAGTTCAGCGTTTCAGTCCCAGCTGATCGGGAACAATCTTCATAATGTCTCTGTTCCAGAGC ACCTGGCATATGGGTCTGTGGTCACAATGAAGAACCTTCGGATGGCAGGGGGATACCTGCACTCCCACTGGCACCTCTACCCGGAGGGCATTGGGGCTCGCCAGCAGCAG GTCACTGCCTACTTACATAAAGATTTGAATAACCTGTGGATTATAAAGAAACATGATTCAGACACAG CAGATCTGTCAGACCCCTCAAGCCCTGTGGAGTTTGTGAGGCATGGAGATATTATTCGTCTGGAACATAAAGA aacttCTAGAAATCTTCACAGTCACCAGCACGAGGCTCCCCTGACAAGGAAGCATTTTCAGGTCACTGGCTATGGAATA AATGGAACAGGAGACTCCAATGATTTCTGGCGGATTGAAGTGGTGGGCAGAAAGGCTGGGAAACTCATCAAAGTCCTACGGAGTCAGGTCCGGCTAACCCACGTGGCCACAGGGTGTATATTGGGCTCTTCTGGAAAGACTCTGCCAAAATG GGGCTGGGAACAAGTGGAAGTCACCTGCACACCATACCTGAAGGAGAGTCCCAATTCCCTCTGGAACTTTGAAGATCATATCAACCCTAAGT TGCCCAATATCAGCCTGGATGTTCTGAAGCCCtcttttgcagaaatgctgctaGAATCCCACATGGTTATGATTCGG GGAAACAGCGGCCTCAAACCAAAGGACAATGAAGTTACATCCAAACCTTGGCACTGGCCCATCAACTACCAG GGCCTGCGTTTTTCTGGTGTCAATGAAACCGATTATCGGGTTTATTTGCTGGGAAACCCG gTGATTTGGTGGCTAAATCTGGTCACTATTGGTTTATATCTTCTGATAGCAGTTTCCACTGCAGTGGCCTTGAAGAGAGGTGTCCAACTGACAACTGAACTCAAAG AACTGTCCAGAGTCGTGCTACGTGGTGGAGGGCAAATCACGCTGGGCTGGCTTCTTCATTACTTCCCTTTTTTTATGATGGGCCGAGTTCTCTACTTTCACCACTACTTTCCTGCCATGCTTTTTTCCAGCATGTTGACAG GAATCACCTGGGATGCACTACTGAAGTTCTGTGCTGGGTTCTTGTCACCCAGCACTACAGCTAGAAAAGTATACAGAGGGGGGTTCCTGACACTGGTCCTGCTCATCACGTACAG CTTCTACCTCTTCCATCCTCTGTCCTACGGGATGATAGGACCCATGGCCTCTGACCCTAGCAGCCCCATGGCAGGGCTCCGGTGGATGGACTCCTGGGAGTTCTAG
- the POMT2 gene encoding protein O-mannosyl-transferase 2 isoform X3, protein MELIFTRSRDSWDETHFGKMGSYYINRTFFFDVHPPLGKMLIGLAGYLSGYDGTFPFQKPGDRYEQHNYVGMRGFCAFLGSCLVPFAYLIVLELSKSLPAALLAAFILIFDTGCITLSQYILLDPILMFFLMGAVLSMVKCNSCADRPFSASWWFWLSLTGVNLAGAMGVKFVGLFVVLLVGLNTIYDLWDLLGNLSLSLVMFGKHLLARVLCLILLPLALYAAMFAVHFTVLNKSGPGDGFFSSAFQSQLIGNNLHNVSVPEHLAYGSVVTMKNLRMAGGYLHSHWHLYPEGIGARQQQVTAYLHKDLNNLWIIKKHDSDTADLSDPSSPVEFVRHGDIIRLEHKETSRNLHSHQHEAPLTRKHFQVTGYGINGTGDSNDFWRIEVVGRKAGKLIKVLRSQVRLTHVATGCILGSSGKTLPKWGWEQVEVTCTPYLKESPNSLWNFEDHINPKLPNISLDVLKPSFAEMLLESHMVMIRGNSGLKPKDNEVTSKPWHWPINYQGLRFSGVNETDYRVYLLGNPVIWWLNLVTIGLYLLIAVSTAVALKRGVQLTTELKELSRVVLRGGGQITLGWLLHYFPFFMMGRVLYFHHYFPAMLFSSMLTGITWDALLKFCAGFLSPSTTARKVYRGGFLTLVLLITYSFYLFHPLSYGMIGPMASDPSSPMAGLRWMDSWEF, encoded by the exons atggagttaattttcacacGGAGCCGGGACAG ttgggATGAAACTCATTTTGGGAAGATGGGAAGTTACTACATTAATCGGACCTTCTTCTTTGATGTCCACCCCCCCTTGGGGAAG ATGCTGATTGGACTTGCTGGCTACCTTAGTGGATATGATGGtacatttcctttccaaaagccAGGGGACAGATATGAGCAGCACAACTATGTGGGAATGAGAGGG TTCTGTGCGTTCCTTGGCTCCTGCCTGGTTCCCTTCGCCTACCTCATAGTGTTGGAACTGTCAAagtccctgccagcagccttACTCGCAGCTTTCATACTTATTTTTG ATACGGGCTGTATTACTTTGTCCCAATACATTCTGCTGGACCCCATTCTGATGTTCTTCCTCATGGGAGCTGTTCTGAGTATGGTAAAATGTAACAGCTGTGCAGATAG GCCGTTTTCTGCCTCCTGGTGGTTCTGGCTGAGTCTGACTGGTGTGAACCTTGCTGGAGCAATGGGGGTAAAGTTTGTTGGCCTTTTTGTAGTCCTCTTGGTTGGCCTGAACACAATCTATGACTTATGGGACTTGCTGGGGAACCTCAGCCTGTCACTG GTCATGTTTGGGAAGCATTTACTGGCTCGTGTACTCTGCCTCATCCTGCTCCCGCTTGCGCTCTACGCGGCTATGTTTGCTGTTCATTTTACAGTATTAAATAAAAG TGGTCCTGGGGATGGTTTCTTCAGTTCAGCGTTTCAGTCCCAGCTGATCGGGAACAATCTTCATAATGTCTCTGTTCCAGAGC ACCTGGCATATGGGTCTGTGGTCACAATGAAGAACCTTCGGATGGCAGGGGGATACCTGCACTCCCACTGGCACCTCTACCCGGAGGGCATTGGGGCTCGCCAGCAGCAG GTCACTGCCTACTTACATAAAGATTTGAATAACCTGTGGATTATAAAGAAACATGATTCAGACACAG CAGATCTGTCAGACCCCTCAAGCCCTGTGGAGTTTGTGAGGCATGGAGATATTATTCGTCTGGAACATAAAGA aacttCTAGAAATCTTCACAGTCACCAGCACGAGGCTCCCCTGACAAGGAAGCATTTTCAGGTCACTGGCTATGGAATA AATGGAACAGGAGACTCCAATGATTTCTGGCGGATTGAAGTGGTGGGCAGAAAGGCTGGGAAACTCATCAAAGTCCTACGGAGTCAGGTCCGGCTAACCCACGTGGCCACAGGGTGTATATTGGGCTCTTCTGGAAAGACTCTGCCAAAATG GGGCTGGGAACAAGTGGAAGTCACCTGCACACCATACCTGAAGGAGAGTCCCAATTCCCTCTGGAACTTTGAAGATCATATCAACCCTAAGT TGCCCAATATCAGCCTGGATGTTCTGAAGCCCtcttttgcagaaatgctgctaGAATCCCACATGGTTATGATTCGG GGAAACAGCGGCCTCAAACCAAAGGACAATGAAGTTACATCCAAACCTTGGCACTGGCCCATCAACTACCAG GGCCTGCGTTTTTCTGGTGTCAATGAAACCGATTATCGGGTTTATTTGCTGGGAAACCCG gTGATTTGGTGGCTAAATCTGGTCACTATTGGTTTATATCTTCTGATAGCAGTTTCCACTGCAGTGGCCTTGAAGAGAGGTGTCCAACTGACAACTGAACTCAAAG AACTGTCCAGAGTCGTGCTACGTGGTGGAGGGCAAATCACGCTGGGCTGGCTTCTTCATTACTTCCCTTTTTTTATGATGGGCCGAGTTCTCTACTTTCACCACTACTTTCCTGCCATGCTTTTTTCCAGCATGTTGACAG GAATCACCTGGGATGCACTACTGAAGTTCTGTGCTGGGTTCTTGTCACCCAGCACTACAGCTAGAAAAGTATACAGAGGGGGGTTCCTGACACTGGTCCTGCTCATCACGTACAG CTTCTACCTCTTCCATCCTCTGTCCTACGGGATGATAGGACCCATGGCCTCTGACCCTAGCAGCCCCATGGCAGGGCTCCGGTGGATGGACTCCTGGGAGTTCTAG